The following proteins are encoded in a genomic region of Chryseobacterium cucumeris:
- a CDS encoding TrmH family RNA methyltransferase, protein MLTAHTIKVLQSLDKKKFRQKYNLFLVEGNKIICELSNSNFKVKEILSTDPQKLDRTDVPVTHISENELKKISFLKTPKDSVAVCYLAEEEKWEDKNIQLVLDGIQDPGNLGTIIRLADWFGIEQIICSEDTVDVYNPKVIQATMGSFTRVNVVYTDLVEYLSKTENVNIGTDMEGENIYTFQKPEKLNLILGNEGNGMRPETEKLVQKSISIPRFGKSQSTESLNVSMAAGIILGQLFSK, encoded by the coding sequence AAAAGTTTTACAATCTTTAGATAAAAAGAAGTTCAGACAAAAATACAATTTGTTTTTGGTTGAAGGTAATAAAATCATTTGTGAACTTTCTAATTCTAACTTTAAAGTTAAAGAAATATTGTCAACCGATCCACAAAAATTGGACCGTACTGACGTTCCTGTTACCCATATCTCTGAAAATGAATTAAAAAAAATAAGTTTTCTTAAAACTCCAAAAGATTCCGTGGCGGTATGTTATCTTGCCGAGGAAGAAAAATGGGAAGATAAGAATATACAATTGGTTTTGGATGGAATACAGGATCCCGGAAACCTGGGAACCATTATACGTCTTGCAGACTGGTTTGGTATTGAACAGATCATCTGTAGTGAAGATACCGTAGATGTGTACAATCCGAAAGTCATTCAGGCAACCATGGGATCTTTTACCAGAGTGAATGTGGTGTATACTGATCTGGTGGAATATCTTTCCAAAACAGAGAATGTAAATATCGGAACGGATATGGAAGGGGAGAATATTTATACTTTCCAGAAACCCGAAAAGCTAAACCTTATTTTAGGAAATGAAGGAAACGGAATGAGACCTGAGACGGAAAAACTGGTACAAAAAAGTATCAGTATTCCTAGATTTGGAAAATCCCAGTCTACAGAAAGCCTCAATGTGTCAATGGCTGCCGGGATTATTTTAGGACAGTTATTTTCAAAATAA